A stretch of the bacterium SCSIO 12827 genome encodes the following:
- a CDS encoding biotin--[acetyl-CoA-carboxylase] ligase, whose translation MDAPRLPSLFTLVELDTVDSTNAEARRRAEQGAEAAPEGTLIWAAEQTAGRGRRGRTWVSPKGNFYASIILRPDVPLRDAAQFGFVASLAVFDAIGSLAQPGTEAHTKWPNDVLISGRKVAGILLEAQGAASADAQPDFVIVGVGVNLRSFPEDVEFPATCMLDEGTAVLVPEFLESFGRHFLAWTRIWVDEGFERLRKNWLWRCGQVGKEVEVRLANETLTGTFKDLDDSGALILETSSGLRTITAGDVFFPQSRDA comes from the coding sequence ATGGACGCGCCAAGACTCCCGTCACTGTTCACCCTTGTCGAACTCGACACGGTCGACAGCACCAATGCGGAAGCCCGACGCCGGGCCGAGCAGGGGGCCGAAGCCGCGCCCGAGGGCACCCTGATCTGGGCTGCCGAGCAGACCGCCGGACGGGGTCGCCGGGGCCGCACCTGGGTCAGTCCCAAGGGCAATTTCTACGCCTCCATCATCCTGCGCCCGGATGTGCCCCTTAGAGATGCGGCGCAGTTCGGTTTCGTCGCATCGCTTGCCGTGTTCGACGCCATCGGCAGCCTGGCCCAGCCGGGTACGGAAGCCCATACCAAATGGCCCAACGATGTGCTGATTTCCGGGCGCAAGGTCGCGGGCATTCTGCTGGAGGCCCAGGGCGCCGCGTCCGCCGACGCGCAGCCCGATTTCGTCATCGTCGGTGTCGGCGTCAACCTGCGCAGCTTTCCCGAGGATGTGGAATTCCCCGCGACGTGCATGTTGGACGAGGGAACGGCCGTTCTGGTGCCCGAATTTCTTGAAAGCTTCGGGCGGCACTTCCTGGCCTGGACCCGCATCTGGGTCGACGAGGGGTTTGAGCGCCTGCGCAAGAATTGGCTGTGGCGCTGCGGCCAGGTTGGGAAGGAGGTCGAAGTGCGGCTTGCCAACGAAACCCTGACCGGCACATTCAAGGATCTGGACGACAGCGGCGCGTTGATCCTGGAAACGTCATCCGGTCTGCGCACGATCACCGCCGGCGACGTCTTTTTCCCGCAAAGCCGGGACGCCTGA
- a CDS encoding type III pantothenate kinase — protein MLLAIDSGNTNIVFAVFGDDGAIKGSWRANSKLERTKDEHAVWLRPLMEMNGIDPAGITHAILATVVPNNRFPLVGLCRDYFGIEPLVIGDADVDLGIKVLVDRPEQVGADRLVNTVAAHAKYGGPLIIVDFGTATTFDVIDGQGSYMGGVISPGINLSLEALHQAAAKLPLISIERPDRVIGRDTITAMQSGVFWGYVGLIEGIVRRIQMETGADARVIATGGLAPLFLDATKAIELVDGTLTLDGLYMIHRNNTA, from the coding sequence ATGCTGCTGGCAATCGATTCCGGAAATACCAACATCGTCTTCGCCGTGTTCGGCGACGACGGTGCCATCAAGGGATCCTGGCGCGCCAATTCCAAGCTGGAGCGCACCAAGGACGAACACGCCGTTTGGCTGCGGCCGCTCATGGAAATGAACGGCATCGACCCCGCTGGGATAACCCACGCCATCCTGGCCACGGTGGTGCCCAACAACCGTTTCCCCCTGGTCGGGTTGTGCCGCGACTATTTCGGGATCGAGCCCCTGGTGATCGGCGACGCGGATGTCGACCTGGGCATCAAGGTGCTGGTCGACCGCCCGGAACAGGTCGGGGCCGACCGTTTGGTCAATACGGTGGCGGCTCATGCCAAATACGGCGGGCCGCTGATCATCGTCGATTTCGGCACGGCGACGACCTTCGATGTCATTGACGGGCAGGGCAGCTATATGGGGGGCGTCATTTCGCCGGGCATCAACCTGTCCTTGGAGGCGCTCCATCAGGCGGCGGCCAAGCTGCCGCTGATCAGTATCGAGCGGCCGGACAGGGTGATCGGCCGCGATACCATCACCGCCATGCAGTCGGGCGTGTTCTGGGGCTATGTCGGCCTGATCGAAGGCATCGTTCGGCGCATCCAGATGGAGACGGGGGCCGACGCCCGGGTCATCGCCACCGGCGGCCTGGCGCCCCTGTTCCTTGACGCGACCAAGGCCATCGAACTGGTGGACGGCACACTGACCCTGGACGGGCTTTACATGATCCACCGGAACAACACGGCATGA
- a CDS encoding ribonuclease J produces the protein MTKPAKPKKAKSKTANANPGGNELVFVALGGAGEIGMNLNLYGYGPPGEERWIMLDLGVTFSDGWPPGVDVIMADPSFIEERAGQLDGLVLTHAHEDHLGAVQYLWDRFKCPIYATPFTAHILARKLAEPGWEDDADVTVVPLQGTFSVGPFELELITLTHSIPEPNAVVVRTPLGTVLHTGDWKFDPDPVIGDVSDQAALRALGDDGVLAMVCDSTNVFSPGQSGSEGEILDSMTEVIAGCSGRVAVACFATNVARLETIARAAQETGRQVVLAGRSLWRIQSAARENGYLADIPAFLDEGDADSLPDDKVLIICTGSQGEPRAALSRIASGDHPRISLGEGDWVIFSSREIPGNETSIARLQNDLVARGVRIITSRDAFIHVSGHPNRDELSHMYQLVRPRYAVPVHGELRHLHEHARLARECQVEAAIVAPNGTMTRLAPGALEVVDHVPTGRLALIGGRLVPMEGNLIKERIRGVWHGVVTVTVAVDDGGLAEEPQITTLGISEDQHNDPVVDAAREAAINAVRSLPPRKLADDAAVSEAVRLAVRRTFRGQLDMKPVTTVHLVRI, from the coding sequence ATGACCAAGCCGGCAAAGCCGAAGAAGGCGAAATCGAAAACGGCCAACGCCAACCCGGGTGGCAACGAACTCGTGTTCGTTGCCCTGGGCGGGGCCGGCGAGATCGGCATGAACCTGAACCTCTACGGCTACGGCCCGCCGGGGGAGGAGCGCTGGATCATGCTCGACCTGGGCGTCACCTTTTCCGACGGCTGGCCGCCGGGGGTGGATGTCATCATGGCCGATCCGTCGTTTATCGAGGAACGCGCCGGTCAGCTTGACGGTCTGGTGCTGACCCATGCCCACGAAGATCACCTGGGTGCGGTTCAATACCTGTGGGACCGTTTCAAGTGTCCGATATACGCGACGCCGTTCACGGCCCATATCCTGGCCCGCAAGCTGGCCGAGCCGGGTTGGGAGGACGATGCCGACGTCACCGTCGTGCCGTTGCAGGGCACGTTTTCCGTCGGGCCGTTCGAGTTGGAATTGATCACGCTGACCCACTCGATCCCCGAACCGAACGCCGTGGTCGTGCGCACACCCTTGGGCACGGTGCTGCACACGGGTGATTGGAAGTTCGATCCCGACCCGGTGATCGGCGACGTTTCGGACCAGGCGGCCCTGCGGGCCCTGGGCGACGATGGCGTTTTGGCCATGGTCTGCGATTCCACCAATGTTTTTTCGCCGGGCCAGTCCGGGTCCGAAGGCGAGATTCTGGACAGCATGACCGAGGTCATCGCCGGCTGTTCGGGCCGGGTGGCTGTCGCCTGCTTCGCGACCAACGTGGCGCGGCTTGAAACCATCGCCCGCGCGGCCCAGGAAACAGGCCGCCAGGTCGTTCTCGCCGGGCGTTCCCTGTGGCGTATCCAAAGCGCTGCCCGAGAGAACGGATACCTGGCCGACATACCGGCCTTTCTCGACGAAGGCGACGCCGACAGCCTGCCCGACGATAAGGTCCTGATCATCTGCACGGGCAGCCAGGGTGAGCCCCGGGCCGCTTTGTCGCGCATCGCTTCCGGCGACCATCCCCGCATTTCCTTGGGCGAGGGGGACTGGGTGATTTTCTCGTCCCGGGAAATTCCCGGCAACGAAACCTCGATTGCCCGCCTGCAGAACGATCTGGTGGCGCGCGGCGTGCGGATCATCACCTCACGCGATGCCTTCATCCATGTCTCGGGCCATCCCAACCGGGATGAATTGTCGCATATGTATCAGCTGGTGCGGCCGCGCTATGCGGTGCCGGTCCATGGCGAATTGCGCCACTTGCACGAACACGCGCGTCTGGCCCGCGAATGCCAGGTCGAGGCGGCGATCGTCGCCCCCAACGGCACCATGACCCGCCTTGCGCCGGGGGCGCTTGAGGTCGTCGACCATGTGCCGACCGGGCGGCTGGCCCTGATCGGCGGGCGGTTGGTGCCCATGGAGGGCAACCTGATCAAGGAACGCATCCGCGGCGTCTGGCACGGCGTGGTCACGGTCACCGTCGCCGTCGACGACGGCGGCCTGGCGGAAGAACCGCAGATCACCACCCTGGGCATTTCCGAGGACCAGCACAACGACCCGGTGGTCGATGCCGCCCGCGAGGCGGCGATCAACGCCGTGCGCTCCCTGCCGCCGCGCAAGTTGGCCGACGATGCGGCCGTCAGTGAGGCCGTGCGCCTGGCCGTGCGGCGGACATTCCGCGGGCAATTGGACATGAAGCCCGTGACAACGGTGCATTTGGTGCGTATCTGA
- the mce gene encoding methylmalonyl-CoA epimerase has protein sequence MIGKLNHMAIAVPDLAAATAIYRDTLGAKVSPPQPEPDHGVTVVFVELENTKIELLHPLGEGSPIQGFLDKNPSGGIHHVCYEVADILASRDHLKEQGARVLGDGEPKIGAHGKPVLFLHPKDFNGTLIELEQA, from the coding sequence ATGATCGGAAAATTGAACCACATGGCGATCGCCGTACCCGATCTGGCCGCCGCGACCGCGATTTACCGCGACACACTGGGTGCCAAGGTCTCGCCGCCGCAGCCGGAACCCGACCACGGCGTTACCGTGGTCTTCGTGGAGTTGGAGAACACCAAGATCGAACTGCTGCATCCCCTGGGTGAGGGCTCACCAATCCAGGGCTTCCTCGACAAGAATCCGTCGGGCGGCATTCATCATGTGTGTTATGAGGTCGCCGATATCCTGGCCTCCCGCGACCATCTGAAAGAGCAGGGGGCCCGCGTCCTTGGCGACGGCGAGCCCAAGATCGGCGCCCATGGAAAGCCGGTGCTGTTCCTGCACCCCAAGGATTTCAACGGCACCCTCATCGAACTGGAACAGGCCTAA
- a CDS encoding DUF1467 family protein — protein MSWQTGLAVYFVIWWIALFAVLPWGVRRVDPEDLNPGEDPGSPAKPRILLKFAATSVLAGIIFAGFYWLHESGLISFRQ, from the coding sequence ATGAGCTGGCAAACCGGCCTCGCTGTCTATTTCGTGATCTGGTGGATCGCGCTGTTCGCGGTGCTGCCCTGGGGCGTGCGTCGGGTTGATCCCGAAGACCTCAACCCGGGCGAGGACCCGGGATCGCCGGCCAAGCCGCGAATCCTGTTGAAGTTCGCCGCCACCTCGGTGCTTGCCGGGATCATCTTCGCGGGATTCTACTGGCTGCACGAATCCGGGTTGATCAGCTTCCGCCAGTAG
- a CDS encoding proline--tRNA ligase has product MRLSRFFMPTMKETPADAQIASHRLMLRAGMVRQSSAGIYSWLPLGYRVLKNITRIVEEEQDAIGCQQVLMPTIQPAELWRQSGRYDAYGPEMLRITDRHDRDMLYGPTNEEQITQIFADAVRSYRDLPKMLYHIQWKFRDEVRPRFGVMRGREFLMKDAYSFDLDYEGARKSYQKHFVSYLKTYARMGLKAIPMAADTGPIGGDMSHEFLILADTGESEIACHKDFLDNNWLDGVDFDGDLSGVMDTFTGKYAATDDKRDPAQEAALGDDLITARGIEVGHIFYFGKKYSEPMGAKVTGPDGQEIVCEMGSYGIGVSRLVGAIIEASHDDAGIIWPEAVAPFRVGLINLRAGDAACDQACQEMYEQLMGAGQDVLYDDRDERAGGKFADMDLIGLPWQLIAGPRGLEKGMVELKNRATGERAEISRESALARLTNKEG; this is encoded by the coding sequence ATGCGCCTTTCCCGCTTTTTCATGCCGACCATGAAGGAAACGCCCGCCGACGCGCAAATCGCGTCGCACCGGCTGATGCTGCGCGCGGGCATGGTCCGCCAGTCTTCGGCGGGGATCTATTCCTGGCTGCCTTTGGGCTATCGGGTGCTTAAGAACATCACCCGCATCGTCGAGGAAGAACAGGACGCCATCGGCTGCCAGCAGGTCCTGATGCCGACGATCCAGCCGGCGGAACTGTGGCGCCAGTCGGGACGCTACGACGCCTACGGCCCCGAAATGCTGCGCATCACCGATCGTCACGATCGGGACATGCTCTACGGCCCGACCAACGAGGAGCAGATCACTCAGATCTTCGCTGACGCCGTGCGCTCCTACCGCGATCTGCCGAAGATGCTTTATCACATCCAGTGGAAGTTCCGCGACGAAGTGCGGCCCCGCTTCGGGGTCATGCGCGGGCGGGAATTCCTGATGAAGGACGCCTATTCATTTGATCTGGATTATGAAGGTGCCAGAAAGTCTTATCAGAAACATTTCGTGTCTTATCTGAAGACTTATGCGCGCATGGGGCTGAAAGCGATCCCGATGGCCGCGGACACGGGGCCGATCGGCGGCGACATGAGCCACGAATTCCTGATCCTGGCCGATACGGGCGAAAGCGAGATCGCCTGCCATAAGGATTTTCTCGACAACAATTGGCTCGACGGTGTCGATTTCGACGGCGACCTGAGCGGTGTAATGGATACCTTCACCGGAAAGTATGCCGCCACGGACGACAAGCGCGATCCGGCGCAGGAAGCAGCCCTCGGCGATGATCTGATTACGGCCCGGGGGATCGAGGTCGGGCATATCTTCTATTTCGGCAAGAAGTATTCCGAACCCATGGGGGCCAAGGTCACCGGTCCCGACGGCCAGGAAATCGTCTGCGAAATGGGATCCTACGGGATCGGCGTGTCGCGCCTTGTCGGCGCCATTATCGAGGCGTCCCATGACGATGCGGGCATCATCTGGCCAGAAGCAGTGGCGCCGTTCCGCGTCGGTCTGATCAACCTGCGCGCCGGCGACGCGGCCTGCGATCAGGCCTGCCAGGAAATGTACGAACAGTTGATGGGGGCGGGGCAGGACGTGCTTTACGACGACCGTGACGAACGGGCCGGCGGCAAGTTCGCCGACATGGACTTGATCGGTCTGCCCTGGCAGTTGATCGCCGGGCCGCGCGGCCTGGAAAAGGGCATGGTCGAACTGAAGAACCGGGCGACGGGCGAACGCGCGGAAATCAGCCGTGAATCGGCCCTCGCACGCCTGACCAACAAAGAAGGATAG
- a CDS encoding lipoprotein-releasing ABC transporter permease subunit: MMALRYLRARRQEGFISVIAWFSLLGIALGVATLIIVMSVMNGFRQELLTRILGLNGHLSVQGQFRDLKDFDPIGQRIRDLRGVISVTPLIEGQVMATANGTAQGALVRGIRHADLARRKLIADNIARGSLDDFKDGGQSVVIGDRLAQKMGLRVGDKITLISPKGSATAFGTVPRTAAYRIAATFEVGMYEYDSSFVFMDLADAQVYFKFPKEAVSSLEVFIRDPDEALEVKTRIAGAVPGIGRIHDWQQANASFFNAIQVERNVMFLILTLIILVAAFNIISSMIMLVKDKGRDIAILRTMGATRGMVMRVFLIAGASVGVIGTVAGSVLGIAFADNIEGVRQWIQGLTGTDLFAAEIYFLSQLPAVVDWSEVCAVIGMALGLSFLATIYPSWRAARTDPAEALRYE, encoded by the coding sequence ATGATGGCGCTGCGCTACCTGCGCGCCCGCCGGCAAGAAGGGTTCATCTCCGTCATCGCCTGGTTTTCGCTGCTCGGCATCGCCTTGGGCGTTGCCACATTGATCATTGTCATGTCGGTGATGAACGGCTTCCGCCAGGAACTGTTGACCCGCATCCTGGGCCTGAACGGTCATCTCAGCGTGCAGGGCCAGTTCCGCGACCTCAAGGATTTCGACCCCATCGGCCAGCGTATCCGCGACCTGCGCGGCGTGATCAGCGTGACCCCCCTGATCGAGGGCCAGGTCATGGCGACGGCCAACGGCACGGCACAAGGGGCGCTGGTACGCGGCATTCGCCATGCCGATCTGGCGCGGCGCAAGCTGATCGCCGACAACATCGCCCGTGGCTCCCTCGACGATTTCAAGGACGGCGGGCAAAGCGTCGTGATCGGCGACCGCCTGGCGCAAAAAATGGGGCTTCGCGTCGGCGACAAGATCACCCTGATTTCGCCCAAGGGCAGCGCAACGGCCTTCGGCACGGTACCGCGCACGGCGGCCTACCGCATCGCCGCGACCTTCGAGGTCGGCATGTACGAATACGATTCCAGCTTCGTGTTCATGGATCTGGCTGATGCTCAGGTCTACTTCAAATTCCCGAAGGAGGCCGTATCGTCGCTGGAGGTGTTCATCCGTGACCCGGACGAGGCGCTTGAGGTCAAAACCCGCATCGCCGGCGCCGTGCCGGGGATCGGCCGCATCCATGATTGGCAACAGGCCAACGCCAGCTTCTTCAACGCTATCCAGGTCGAACGCAACGTCATGTTCCTGATTCTGACGCTGATCATCCTGGTCGCGGCCTTCAATATCATCTCGTCCATGATCATGCTGGTGAAGGACAAGGGCAGGGACATCGCCATCCTGCGCACCATGGGGGCGACCCGCGGCATGGTCATGCGGGTGTTCCTGATCGCCGGCGCCAGCGTCGGCGTGATCGGCACGGTCGCGGGATCGGTCCTGGGCATCGCCTTCGCCGATAATATCGAGGGCGTGCGGCAATGGATTCAGGGCCTGACGGGCACGGATCTGTTCGCCGCCGAAATCTATTTCCTGTCGCAGTTGCCCGCCGTCGTCGATTGGAGTGAGGTCTGCGCCGTGATCGGGATGGCCCTGGGCCTGTCGTTCCTGGCGACCATCTATCCGTCCTGGCGGGCCGCCCGCACGGACCCGGCCGAGGCCCTGCGCTATGAGTGA
- a CDS encoding ABC transporter ATP-binding protein, with protein MSETGTVPALALRGIRRTFHQGRADLEILKGIDLTVRPGEVVALVGPSGAGKSTLLHIAGLLESPDAGTIEVGGQDCSAMGDEERTLMRRYNLGFVYQHHHLLPEFSALENVIIPQIISGIPHKDAKDRAMEILNWMGLSERLTHRPARLSGGEQQRVAIARALSTAPKVLLADEPTGNLDPHTADEVFSILLRLARGAGLAALIATHNPRLAAQMDRTLRLTDGFLFPE; from the coding sequence ATGAGTGAGACAGGGACGGTGCCCGCCCTGGCGCTGCGCGGCATCCGGCGCACCTTCCACCAGGGGCGGGCGGATCTGGAAATTCTCAAGGGCATCGACCTGACCGTGCGACCGGGCGAAGTCGTGGCCCTGGTCGGCCCGTCGGGGGCGGGGAAATCGACCTTGCTGCATATCGCGGGTCTGTTGGAATCCCCCGATGCCGGCACGATCGAGGTCGGTGGTCAGGACTGTTCCGCCATGGGGGACGAAGAACGCACCCTGATGCGGCGCTACAACCTGGGGTTCGTCTACCAGCATCACCATCTGCTGCCGGAATTCTCGGCGCTGGAAAACGTCATTATCCCGCAGATCATTTCCGGCATCCCCCATAAGGACGCCAAGGACCGGGCCATGGAAATCCTCAACTGGATGGGCCTGTCCGAACGCCTGACCCACCGTCCGGCGCGGCTGTCCGGCGGCGAACAGCAACGCGTCGCTATCGCCCGGGCGTTGTCGACGGCGCCCAAGGTCCTGCTGGCGGACGAGCCCACCGGCAACCTGGACCCCCATACGGCGGATGAAGTGTTCTCGATCCTCCTGCGCCTGGCCCGGGGGGCAGGGCTGGCGGCCTTGATCGCCACCCATAATCCGCGCCTCGCGGCGCAGATGGACCGCACCCTGCGTTTGACCGACGGCTTCCTGTTTCCCGAATAG
- a CDS encoding cytochrome C, with product MIALVPAAAQAQQLPEGAGKQTVEAVCTACHNTSLITRSSGYSLDQWRELTATMVDLSGDPALRDEITGYLAANFPPHDKLAPTLITGPEKITFKEWVVPTLGQRSRDPIQAADGTIWWAGQFANLIGKIDPVSGKMTEYPLPDGAYPHSVTLDAAGNVWYTGNKNGTVGMFDPKTEKITVYKMPDPAARDPHTAIFDNAGIMWFTLQHSNMIGRLDPRTGVVKLVKVDTPKARPYGIKIDATGTPWASCNGSNCLIKIDPATMALTEIKLPIPGTTVRRLDIAPDGMIWYVNSSQGRLGRYNPNSGEIKEWPSPSGKASHPYAIAVVDGIVWYNESRRRPDALVRFDPRTETFQSWAIPSGGVHAGIIRHMRATREGNLLIHQSSTNRIIEVGLTRPATATQ from the coding sequence CTGATTGCGCTCGTCCCGGCCGCCGCACAGGCACAGCAGCTTCCCGAGGGGGCAGGAAAACAGACGGTTGAGGCCGTTTGCACCGCCTGTCACAACACGAGCCTGATCACCCGGTCATCGGGCTACAGCCTCGATCAATGGCGGGAACTGACCGCCACCATGGTCGACCTTTCCGGCGACCCCGCGTTACGGGATGAAATCACCGGTTATCTGGCGGCCAATTTCCCGCCTCATGACAAGTTGGCGCCGACACTGATCACGGGCCCGGAGAAGATCACGTTCAAGGAATGGGTTGTGCCGACCCTGGGGCAGCGGTCCCGCGATCCGATCCAGGCCGCCGACGGCACCATCTGGTGGGCGGGGCAGTTCGCCAATTTGATCGGGAAAATCGATCCGGTGAGCGGAAAAATGACCGAATACCCCCTTCCGGATGGGGCCTACCCGCACAGCGTGACCCTCGATGCCGCCGGGAACGTCTGGTACACGGGCAACAAGAACGGAACCGTTGGCATGTTTGATCCGAAGACGGAGAAGATCACCGTCTACAAAATGCCCGATCCGGCCGCCCGGGACCCCCACACGGCGATTTTCGACAACGCCGGGATCATGTGGTTCACGCTTCAGCACAGCAACATGATCGGGCGTCTCGATCCCCGGACGGGGGTCGTGAAATTGGTCAAAGTCGACACGCCGAAAGCCCGGCCTTATGGCATCAAGATCGACGCCACGGGCACGCCCTGGGCTTCGTGCAACGGCAGCAATTGCCTGATCAAGATCGACCCGGCGACCATGGCGCTGACCGAGATCAAGCTGCCGATCCCGGGAACCACGGTGCGCCGCCTGGACATCGCGCCCGACGGCATGATCTGGTACGTGAATTCGTCGCAGGGACGCCTCGGCAGATACAATCCCAATAGCGGTGAGATCAAGGAATGGCCGTCGCCGTCCGGCAAGGCGTCGCATCCCTATGCCATTGCCGTCGTCGACGGGATCGTCTGGTACAATGAATCCCGCCGCCGTCCGGACGCTCTGGTGCGCTTCGATCCGCGAACGGAAACCTTCCAAAGCTGGGCCATCCCTTCCGGCGGCGTCCATGCCGGGATCATCCGGCACATGCGGGCGACCCGCGAAGGCAATCTGCTGATCCACCAGAGCAGCACCAACCGGATCATCGAGGTCGGGCTCACCCGCCCGGCGACGGCAACGCAATAA
- a CDS encoding RidA family protein: MLTIHTLNDQICGHRDNGGHATEVPPNARLLFCNGQVGARQDGTVPEDTGQQVEVIFERIKVILAAADMTFQDIAKLTVYVTDHAIFDDFYRLRGRYLGDHNPPVVLLTVGPFPRPGVEVEIEAVAAKAA, translated from the coding sequence ATGCTGACGATTCATACCTTGAACGACCAAATCTGCGGCCATCGTGACAATGGCGGGCATGCGACAGAGGTGCCGCCGAACGCGCGGTTGCTGTTCTGCAATGGTCAGGTCGGGGCGCGGCAGGACGGGACGGTGCCCGAGGATACGGGCCAGCAGGTGGAAGTCATCTTCGAGCGGATCAAGGTCATCCTTGCGGCCGCCGACATGACCTTTCAGGACATCGCCAAGCTGACGGTCTATGTCACCGACCACGCGATCTTCGACGACTTCTACCGCCTGCGCGGCCGCTACCTGGGCGACCATAACCCGCCCGTTGTGCTGCTGACCGTCGGGCCGTTTCCGCGTCCGGGGGTCGAGGTCGAGATCGAGGCCGTTGCCGCCAAGGCGGCCTAG
- a CDS encoding sigma-70 family RNA polymerase sigma factor has product MTLPDSQTDEFEAHRPRLVRLAYRMLGSMLEAEDIVQDAWLHWRRADRGTVATPGAYLTRIVTRLCLDVLKSARVRRETYIGPWLPEPVVEPEDDAMRADNLTLTLMLALERLSPLERAAFLLHDVFDVPLGEVAATLEREPAAVRQLAARARKHVRDGRPRYDVSREEGERIAQAFFAASTKGDIDTLRGLLAENVVILSDGGGKVLAFRNPIIGLDRALRLFAGLSRKFADKMPNDIRPVWIDGLPGYISQGRGDVLQTTALEIEDGRITAIYITRNPDKLGHVVGRLDGAAAS; this is encoded by the coding sequence TTGACGCTGCCTGACAGCCAAACCGATGAATTCGAAGCGCACCGCCCCCGGCTGGTACGCCTCGCCTACCGCATGCTGGGTTCCATGCTGGAGGCCGAGGACATCGTGCAGGACGCTTGGCTCCACTGGCGGCGGGCCGACCGGGGCACGGTCGCCACGCCGGGGGCGTACCTCACCCGCATCGTCACGCGGCTTTGCCTCGACGTTTTGAAATCCGCCCGCGTGCGGCGGGAAACCTATATCGGCCCCTGGCTGCCCGAACCTGTCGTCGAACCGGAAGACGACGCCATGCGGGCGGATAACCTGACCCTGACCTTGATGCTGGCTCTGGAACGCCTGTCGCCGTTGGAACGCGCGGCGTTCCTGTTGCACGATGTGTTCGATGTACCGTTGGGCGAGGTCGCGGCGACGCTGGAGCGGGAACCCGCCGCCGTGCGTCAATTGGCCGCCCGCGCCCGCAAGCATGTGCGCGACGGCCGCCCGCGCTACGACGTCAGCCGGGAGGAAGGCGAGCGCATCGCCCAAGCTTTCTTTGCCGCCTCGACCAAGGGCGATATCGACACCCTGCGCGGCTTATTGGCCGAAAACGTGGTGATCCTGTCGGATGGCGGCGGCAAAGTGCTGGCCTTCCGCAATCCCATCATCGGATTGGACCGGGCGCTGCGCCTGTTTGCCGGTCTCAGCCGCAAGTTCGCCGATAAAATGCCCAACGATATCCGTCCTGTGTGGATCGACGGCCTGCCCGGCTACATCAGCCAGGGACGGGGCGACGTACTGCAGACCACGGCGTTGGAAATCGAGGACGGCCGCATCACTGCCATCTACATCACCCGCAACCCGGACAAGCTCGGCCATGTCGTCGGACGGCTCGATGGTGCGGCCGCATCCTAG
- a CDS encoding carboxymuconolactone decarboxylase family protein, producing MTPRLNEPFKLAQAPIKAMQALEVALAASGLDHNLLELVKLRASQINGCAFCIHMHTTDLRKHGESEMRLYMLNAWRESTLYSPRERAALAWTEALTRLAETGAPDADYDLVKAEFTDAERVNLTLAIGAINVWNRLQVGFRAAHPQEDIVDAA from the coding sequence ATGACACCGCGACTGAACGAGCCTTTCAAACTGGCCCAAGCCCCCATCAAGGCCATGCAGGCACTTGAGGTGGCGCTGGCCGCCAGCGGGCTCGACCACAACCTGCTGGAATTGGTCAAATTGCGCGCGTCGCAGATCAACGGCTGCGCCTTCTGCATCCACATGCACACGACCGACCTGCGCAAGCATGGTGAAAGCGAAATGCGCCTGTACATGCTGAACGCCTGGCGGGAATCAACGCTCTACAGCCCCCGTGAGCGGGCAGCCCTGGCCTGGACGGAGGCCCTGACCCGCCTTGCGGAGACCGGTGCACCGGATGCGGATTATGATCTGGTGAAGGCCGAATTCACGGACGCCGAACGGGTCAACCTGACCCTGGCGATCGGCGCCATCAACGTGTGGAACCGCCTGCAGGTCGGCTTCCGGGCGGCACATCCGCAGGAGGACATTGTTGACGCTGCCTGA
- a CDS encoding DoxX family protein — MTGLLFLQHGTTKFLSFPVTKYSGVDPFSLIGAAGMVELVGGALVAIGLFTRPAAFICSGTMAVGYFLEHLPMGFFPILNWGELAALYCFVFLYIAAAGGGKWSLDALRSRAP, encoded by the coding sequence ATGACGGGCCTGTTGTTCCTGCAGCACGGCACGACGAAGTTTCTCAGCTTCCCGGTCACGAAATACAGCGGCGTCGATCCGTTTTCTCTGATTGGTGCGGCCGGGATGGTCGAACTGGTCGGCGGCGCCCTGGTCGCGATCGGCCTGTTCACCCGGCCGGCGGCCTTCATCTGTTCCGGGACCATGGCTGTCGGCTATTTCCTGGAACACCTCCCGATGGGCTTTTTCCCCATCCTGAACTGGGGCGAGTTGGCGGCGCTGTACTGTTTCGTATTCCTGTACATTGCGGCGGCCGGCGGCGGTAAGTGGAGCCTCGACGCCCTGCGGTCACGGGCACCCTAG